The stretch of DNA gttcaaatcgaggtttttcagcctagttaattattaacgaaaaatcgctggaagattccgtagctggagctattattagttttaagggctttatttacttgttatagtgggttaaaaattaacctctaaacccgcgaccgccgacaacgggacggatctcatacaggggaaaacggaaggtaggctgtttatttttacgttaaaaagggcttcttaagatctctttatacaaagtttaatgttgcgagtagctaatttgggccccattatatcccgcagtatttttctgggcatttgagggcacaaatctaccacaatgtgaacgttctaaaccagcacgttcacaggatcccactagaaagcagattcaaatggactttaatttacagcaattgaacactaaattccttccatttggcctataaattaatgtaaatgagatttaaaaatcatgttttattgtgaattatttgtgaatattatttggacacttaggctatttaaaaatgttaatcatttattaagaaatggatagatgtttagatctagtaattgaagtttgaaattagctacaattgggtaactaattatatgctttcatttcaggtcatccaagtaagattattttatatttgtttcagaatgcttcaatctatgataactgaaaatttcattcagttctcttaatttttaagaaagttatgtgcttttgactgtccacgatcacagcttttttgttatgtccatagaaaatcaatagggaacaagatgctaatttccgagtatgaaaatggccataactttttaaatacttgagatatgaaagtgaattaggtgtcaaattaaacttctttttatgcttcatctgatgggataaattgcagacttgatttttaaaatctcaaaatgttgtaacattgctacagaaggTAGCCAAAAAATCAGTTTAAAaggcataaaagatgaaatatgaaagtaagctagccaataatataaaagaggatagcaaatgtttcttcagatatatataaGAGTAAGAaaaaggcaagagtggacattggactgctggaaaatgatgctggagaagttataatggggaataaagaaatgtcagATAAATTGAAAAGGTCTTTTGTATcaatcttcacagtggaagacatcaGCCATATGCATGAAATTCAAGTCAGTTGATGAAGGTGCACCCTGGAGAAGgtccttgggaagctgaaaggtctgaatgtggataagtcacctggaccagatggtctGTACCCCAGAATTCTGAAAAAGGTGGCTTTTAAGATTGTGGTGGCATTagtagtgatatttcaagaatcactagtcaggagtggttccagacaattgggaaattgcaaatattactccgctgttcaagaagggagcaaagcagaagaggGGAAATTATAGGCAGTTAGCCCGACTTCAgtagttggtaagattttagagcccattataaaggatgagggttCTGAGTACTTAGAAGCTCAATAAAATAGGAAGTggtcgaagtcagcatggttttgtgaaagggagatgttgcctgacaaacctgttggaattctttgaggcatTATAGACAAAGGAGTCAgcagatgttgtttacctggattttcagaagacctATGATAAGGTGCTGCACGTGAGGCTAAAGAAgaggagagcccatggtatcagagggaagatacttgtatggtgtctgaagaagggtctcgacccaaaacgtcgcctattccttcgctccatagatgctgcctcactcactgagtttctccagcatttttgtctaccttcgatttttccagcatctgcagttctttcttaaacatactcgTATGGATAGTAGATTGATTGGATGGTAAAGACAAAGCATAGAAATAAAGGAGGCTtttactggttggctgccagtgactagccacTACTCTTCACTTTACATATCAATGATTAGGATGAGGCATTCTGGCcatatttgcagatgatatgaagataggtggaggggcaggtagtgtagagaaagcagggactttgcAGGACTAGGCAGGTTGTGAGAATGGGCAAAGAAGTGCAGGTGGAATACAGTGTACTAAAGTatagagtcatgcattttggtaataagaataaaggcatagactattttctaaatggggagataattcagaaatcaggacttgggagtgctggtacacGATTCCCATAAAGGTAATTTGCAAGCCGAATAGATAGTAAGGAAGGTGAAAGCAATGCTAATATATATTTCAAGAGGACCAGAATATAAAatcgggatgtaatgctgaggctttaaggCACTGGTCGGACTGCATTTAGGTctactgtgagcagttttgggccccagatctgagaaaggatgtgctggttttggagagggtccagagaaggtttatgagaatgatcccaggaatgattgggttaacacatgatgagtgtttgacagcactgggcctgtactcgccggagcttagaacgatgaggggaaaccgcattgaaacttaccaaatagtgaaagacctagatagagtggatgtggagaggatgtttccaacttatgggagtctaggaccaaaggccataacctcaaaataaaaggacatacctttagaaagacgatgagcaatttctttagttagagggtggtgaatttgtggaattcaatggatattttaaaggtggagattgatagattcttgattagttcagatGTCAAGGGttacaaggagaaggcaggagaatggggttgagagggaaacatatcaGCAATGATTGTATggcgtagtcttgatgggccgaatggcctaattctgctcctatcacttatgatgtaAGAATCCTTTCCTTCAGTAGAGCTATCCATAACCAAACAGCAAAGATGTCCATAAGCAGAGGGAATATACTTATGGGTAAGGAGTAGGATTTGTAGGGTTTATGAGAAAGATTTTTTTCCACTCAAAAGCTGGTTAAAATCTGGTATACGTTGTTTTCTTCACTCCTTGGGCAGGAACTTCAGGATACAGATGGTGACAAATCAAGtactggaaaatgggattggtaGATTTAGGTACTGGATGGCTGGCACAAACATGGTGGAACCAAGGACCTGTGGCCTTGTTGAATGACAAATTATTTTGTATTTTGATTGCTGATCAGCAGTTAGTACCATATAAAAAGCAAAAAACAGTACAATGGTTATTGCACTTTAGTAATAGTTGATTTTCTCTCCGTCCAAATTAATTTCTATCAAAAATAAAGCACCAAATATATTGTTAAATATCATATGTTAATTTAATATACAAAAATAAGAATAATATAGTCAGAAATGAGCCTATCAGGACATGGTAGCATAATTACAAAGAAGCAGTAATTTAAAACAGCGATGTGTAGAAATTTCTTGCCACAGAACTGTCTAACCCACAGGGTTGTGGAGGGTAAATCATTAAATTTACAGTGGAGGCAGATAATTTTTTGAAATATCAGGGAATTAAAGGTGATGTAAAACAGGCACGGAAGAGAAGCTGAAATCAACGCAGATTTGCCATGATCAAACAGCGTGGTGGGGCAGCCTTGTAGGGCCAGGTGGCCTATTTCAGTTCCTAATTTGTGTTCTTATTGGTAGAAAAATGAACAAATCTCCAAATACTTACACATTGTCTCCTCGCACTATGTACAAGCCAAGTACTACTTGTTCCACACCTTGTTGTGAACTGAAAACCCGCTCGTGACTTTCATCTAGGATTAGGTTGATGGTCTGATCAAACCCCTTTAACGTACCCTACCATTAAAGCAAAACAAATAAAAGCAGTTCAAACATTTATACATGGATGTGTTCAATCCAAACTACTATTGGTTGGTTTAGCTTTATATTTTCTTAACCAGTGATTTTGAAAACAATCCTAACATTGATGCATCACGATAGATACTGGGGATGACAGTGACTAAACGGCGGCGATCTAAAAACCATACACTGGTGAAGAGGAATGGAATATTAGGCTACCATGTTGCCAGAAGCAACCAGCTGTTTAAAAGAGAGTAGTGAGACAGGCATTTAGGCAGATAGATCATTAGATGCCACGATGAGGGAAAAGGTGGAGACAGTGGTGCAGGAGCATCTTTGAAGACCTTAAGCATCTTTGAGGACCAGCAACCATAAAATCCTTTTCATCAACTTACATACTAAAATATTAATGATCAATTTCAGGGAAATTAACTATGCTATATCAATCACATGTAGTTCAATGGCAAATCAATTTACATCTCCAACTTGCAGTATGTTCTGCAACAAATCTACTGAAGGGGGGAAACAAATTTAGGCAATTAAATCTGATTTTTAATCAGTCTGCATCGTGCAACCTAGTAAagcaaaatatttgttttaattgcTCAAGAATGCATAAAACTGGGGAAACTGTTTTTGAGAGGTATGAACGTGTTGGCTCAAATCAGGGTTTGTCTACCTGACAGTACCAAGGCTTCCACATTCACAGAATGTCCTTGCATACCAATGCTAGCTCTGAAACAGCTACTCGATTCCCTTTCACCCATAACCACtttttgtttctttgtttaattATCCTTAAGCTTTTCATTTGTAATTGAATTCTATTTCTAGAACAGTTACTGGGATAATGTTATGTTATTTGTTGGGTTTCTGGGTTATTGACCAGTGGTAGCATTCCTTCTTTCGCTTATTAAACCCCCCATACTCAAAATGTCACATTTCCTTTTATATTTCTTTATTCTAATGACAAAAGTCCAGAGGTAACTTTTATGATAGAAAACCATCAAAAATACTTGCATTATATTACTGGGTAGCAGCACAATCACAACTGTATTTAACGATAACTTTTGGCATTTTTACCAACTAACAAATTCTACATAAAAGGGAGGGGAATCTTCTGTGCTCTCCAAATTTGAATTCTCTCGTATCAGGAATATAATTTTCTAATTCATTAATAAGATTTCCAATTTGAGAATTGACTTACCACAATCATTCTTCCATCTGCTGTGACCACTGCAACTGTACCTGAAGACTCTGGTTAAGATAAATCGATTTGTCTTTTCTGTTCAATCAACATTGCAGAGTATACTAAACGTGAACATTCTCTAATACTATCCTCAGCTTCACAATTACTTCAATTGTTAGATTTATAGGTTAACCATCAAGAAGGTGAGAAACATACTCCTAACCTTGAACAAAAACTCAATGATTCAACACTAAACTGCATTCACAACCAATCCTATCAGCAACTTCCCCCCATCTAATTGGCATTCAAGTTCACTTTAATACACAATTCAAAATCTTGTCTTCACATGCAAGTATTCCCAGGCCTTCAACAAGGCAGTTACATAAAGTCATAATTGACCTTGCTAACATGCATCTCTCCAAACGCTACTGTCATTCATTTCTATCCCACTCACAAACTCAAATATATTTTGGACCCTATCCAATATCCCGGGATGCAGGGAACTGAATGTGATCCACTCTCAAACTCTCAGCCCTTCATTATAAGGCATGGTCTGACCCCAGATGCTCAATGGAaccgagggggggtgggggacggggggaGGGGACGGTGAGAAGCTCCACAGGATGCAGGAGCCTGACTCCAGCTCCTCAGAACAGCTACAGCTATCCGGTTCAACTGACCAACACCTTTACCCTAATCCTACATTGACAAAACACATAGAATCAAGGAATCATCCAGCACGGAAAtacacccttcagcccaattcgttcatgctgaccaagatgccaccacatctaagctagtcccatttgcttgcatttggcccatatccctctgaacttttcctatccatgtacctgtccaagtgtcctttacatgttgttgtacctgcctcaacaacctcttctgacagctcattccatacgcccgagtgaaaaagttggccttcaggttcctattatatctttcccccttcaccttaaacctatgtctggttctcaattcccccactctgggcatctacccgatttattcctctcatgattttatacacctctataaaattacctcttagcctcctgtgctccaaggaataatgttcaagcttgcccaacctctcttaTAGTTCAGACCCccaatccttgtaaatcttctctgcactctttccagattaatgacatccttccgatagcagggcaaccaaaactgaacacaatactgcaaatgtggcctcaccaatgtcttgtacaattgtaacatcccaacttctgtacatgATCTGACCAATGAAGCCAatgcaccaaaagccttcttgactaccctatctacccgTGACGTTATTTTTTGGCAACCACACAtctcagatccctctgctctacaattccCAGGGCCAGAcctttcactgtgaaggtcctgccctggttagacttcccaaaatgcaacatttcgCACTTATCTGCAGTAAACTCCATTCCCTGGCCCACCTGCCCAGTTAATCGTAATCCttttgtaatttttgataaccatcttcactgtctaccacATACTTTAGTATCACCAGCAAACATGAATCAGGCCTTGCATGTCTCATCTAAATTGTCAATATAGGCGATATCCTCTTGGACATCTTTTTGTACTACAATGAACATGTTTTCCGATTGTGTATTATAGAGTcagagtgtggatacaggcccttcgacccaacttgcccaccacggaccaacatttcccatctacactagtcccacttgcctgcgtttggcccacatcgctctaagcctgtcctattcGGTTACCTGTCTAGTAgtgtcttaaacattgtgattgcccgtctcaactacctcctctggcagttcgttccatacatcaaccgccctttgtgtgaaatagttacccctcagattcctattatatctttcccccttcaccttaaaactggttctcaattctcaacatcctcgtaaatcttctctgcaacctttccaacttgacatctttccttgacaacatggtgcccagaactgaacacaaacatcttatagaactgcaacatgacctcaaaatcttctatactcaatattctgactgaagtccaatgtgtcaaaagtatttttgaccaccctatctacaagtgacaccaccttcatggaactatgtacctgtatgcatagatccctctgctgtacaagaccccagagtcctaccatttactgtgtaggttagactttccaaaatgcaatacctaatgcccctgtcacacttaggaaacctgaacggaaacctctggagactttgcgccccacccaaggtttccgtgcggttaccggaggttgcaggtagtggaagcaggtagggagactgacaaaaacctccgggaaccgcacggaaaccttgggtgggccacAAATTTGAGGATGGTACAAAAGGAGGTGGTATTgcggatagtgaagatggttgtcaaaaatcacagcacaatcttgatcagttggccaggtgggctgaggaattgttGATTGAACAGGgaaatgtaatgcccctgtcccacttaggaaacctgaacggaaacctctggagactttgcgccccacccacggtttccgtgcggttcccggaggtttttgtcagtctccctacctgcttccactacctgcaacctccggcaaccatctgcaacctctaGAAAccgcatctgcaaatttgctaatcatgccatgtacattctcatccaaatcactgatatagatgacaaacagtaatgggcccagcaccgaaccctgaggcacaccacgagtCACAGGCCTACATCTTCAAAAACTCAATCTGATTCCTGAGGCACGGCCTCCCATGAACAAAACCACTCTGACTATCGCtactcagcccttgtccatctcaatgcatgtatatcctacccctcagaatgctctctagtaactttccaactactgaTCACTGGCCAACAGTTCCCAGCCTTTTccatgcagcccttcttgaatagaggcgcaacatttgccaccctccattctcccagcacCTCTCCTGCACTTAATGACAACTCTTAAATTTCagtcagggctcctgcaatttcctctccagtTCCCTACACCAATTtatattactccagctttttgtgtttatcttatgttTGTATCTGTTTGTCTGAAGCCACGTGCATGTGGTGCTGCTTCAAGCAATgtcttcattgtacctgtacctcaccgtccTTGTGACAGACAATAAACTAACACAATTTGACCCTGAGGTGCAGGACACTAACCGTGGCCCCTCACCGTGACCCAGACCCGGCCTCTGGCCCTGTGCCGACCGCCGGACCTTCGGCCCCGGTCGCTGTCCAAGCACTAGGCTGGTACATGCCAAGGCCCTCGGTGCCAGACCTTGCAGGGTCCCGCCGGTCCCTTCCCCCGCCGTCAGTCCCCACCGGTGCCGGTGTTCCGGCCCCCGCCGCCCCCGATCGCTGCCCTGCCCCGGCCGATGCCGATGCCCTCGCCGCCGGGTCCTGCTCTCAACCACCATCTCCGCCGGTACCCACGCTGGCCCCAGCTTCTGCCCGCCCCCTCGGCCCAAAGCCCGGTCCCTGCCTCCGTCCGTTGCCCGCTGGTGCCGGTCCCTGGCACTGGCCTAGTGCCGTCCCGGTGGTCCATGTCCCGGGCCCGGTGTCCGGGCGCCGCTAAGGATACGGTTGATGTAGTTCTCGAGAGCCGACGTCATGGCGGCGCGAGCGGCGGCCGTTCCCGCTCACTGGCGGCGCGCGGCCCCGAGCAGCCAACGGCCGAGCGCGCGCCCCGCGCAACCCCGCCCCCGCCCCGCGCAGCCCCGCCCCCGCCCCGCGCAGCCCCGCCCCCGCCCCGCGCAGCCCCGCCCCCGCCCCGCGCAGCCCCGCCCCCGCCCCGCGCAGCCCCGCCCCCGCCCCGCGCAGCCCCGCCCCCGTCACACGCAGCCCCGCCCCCGCCCCGCGCAGCCCCGCCCCCGCCCCGCGCAGCCCCGCCCCCGCCCCGCGCAGCCCCGCCCCCGCCCCGCgcagccccgccccctccccgcgCAGCCCCGCCCCCGCCAGGCGGCTCAATGGGCGGCAGATACTGTACACGGTGTGGAGGGGTCAGCCCAGCGCCTCAGGTAGCCTCTCTGCACAACATGGGGAGGGGACGTGCTGCACCTTCTTTAATCTTCTTTCGAATGAAGACTACTTTAATTATATTGATTGCCATGTATATCTGTCCATTCGACTTCATTGGAAGCGAATATCGAGAGGGAAGCCTGCACCTTTCCTATCCCAtgtatctagcaatgttacaaaattttgagattttaaaaatcaagtctgcaatttatcccatcagataaagcataaaaataagtttaatttgacacccaattcactttcatatcttcagtattaaacaagttatggccattttcgtacttggaaattagcatcttgttccctattgcttttacgttgacttaacacaaaagctgtgattgagaacagtcaaaagcccataactttcttaaaaattaagagaactgaatgaaatgttcatttattatagattgaagcattctgaaacaaatacaaaacatcttacttggatgacctgaaattaaagcatataattagttaattacctaattgtagtcaattacaaaattgaccgttgcagggctgccaacattgggtgagagttaagagtgagaaattgcaagggagcgtagcgaccggtgGGGGGTAGGGAGCttctgcatttttcagcttgaaattatgcaatctggtgcatactgtagcgagtcttttaacttgcatttgaatgcaacatttatgctttaaattggattaggtatgaataaggtaaggctaaattacattcctaattacattccacaatagagccaggctctgatcaacaggtgcagcacatgaatgactatattcatgtatggaaatcagattatattcatgctgttatgcatatatatagaggaAAAACTcagagaaacaaagcaaaagtcagacttccatcactgttctgcacaaataaatcaatcaaccttgttcaagaaggaactggagaatcgaaggtagacaaaattgctggagaaactcagcatctatggagcgaaggaaataggaatatCCTTATTCtaagaaacccttcatcagacggtttcaaccttaccctttgaatatagaaacaagacaaaaataatgccacatattcaatcatatgTGGCAttatatatggttcaatgaaattaatatatatatgtaaaaatatatatggaaacaggcccttccgcccaaaaagtccacaccgaccagcaatctatcatacaccaattccatccatcacgccagtaagaatttacagaagccaattaacctacaaacctgctcttctttcggatatgggagaaaccggaatatccagagaaaacccatgtggtagtaaggcagcaactctaccactgcgccaccccattaaattattttttctgtaatatatttattatggtgtcacatcaatatagatgaacacatgattctgatttctgcccttagttggataacacacatgtccagtcattgtgttttatggctggttttcaacctcttcaggctgAATGTCTCGACtcaaatcatcacccattctttctctccagagatgctgcctggcctgctgagtttttctagttgttagtgtctatcttcagtttaaaccagcatctgcaattccttcctacactatttgttaagcaaaacaggtcctattctcattatataattttgtgatcagcgtgagagcatgataattttgtgaaatgcgtgagtctcacgctcaatgcgtgagagttggcagccctgctaataatgcaaacattttatgcaagttctaaTTGTTTgggcaaaaatcacttattactgctttataacagttaagttactttaagaccatttcagaaatgatggcagtcaacaaaaaatcaactaacaaattaatgcaaactataaataaaataacatgttccctttcctgactctacctcataagtactttaacgctgttaacagagcaaagggatattaatctcaagaatcaaaatggggaaagtgagggcaaatttgcttaaatggtcattctaagcccattcagatctgcatagagtcagagttatacaacatgtacatgggtggcccaatttgtccataatgatcaagttggcattctgcgtgcccagggactggcagCCGTTCCCAGaccagctcgcgtcccagggactggctgcagttctcaggtcggctcaccTGCCCCGACCCCgcgaaaacaaattgaaaaacaaaacgtggtttttcgggttacgggccggattcagcccgtgtgccgtaggttcccgaaccctgtcctagatgattGGCCTAATTgtgatcccccccatgttttacaactgacTTACCCGGTTAGTTCTATCtctggctgcttcatgttgtcggcggctgcacatccaaccaagaaagaagagaagagatgcgacgtcactcacaacCGCCAACTGACGCTCTtccacagaccgcacagatcgctctgatgtggcgcaaaagagacaaactgtgcagggactgaagacagcgtgagaattctgtcatcagcatgagaattggctgaaatgtgtGACCCTCACGCTCAaaacgtgagagttggcagccctgcgtaaggccaggatgtgacaacagacacacagggagacacatacacaaaggaagatacacacacagggagggagacagacacacacacagggagacacacagacgcacacacacaaagggagacacacgcacatacacagggagacacacacgagacacacacagggaggcacacatacacacacagggagacacatacacaaaggaagacatacacacacagggagacagacacacaagcacacacacacctttccttccccctccctccctccatcctccccttcctcccttctgcccccatcccccctctttcttcccctcccactctctttcctcacccttcctctttctctccctttctcctttccttccttcatcccctttctacattctctccccttgtctctctttgcctccatccctccctttttttatttccctctctctctctttcccccctccctctctctccccggcagcccaatggggagtctggcggacACGGTGCAGCGTgcattggcggcgctggcgctgccgtgtgagttgaagggcaggagggagggagtgaggctgCAGCGGCGGCCGGCAGCGCAGTGCTCACAACCGGCACACAGAGGCGCTGACacccggcggctgcacatccgacCAAGAGAGAAGAGACGCGACGTTACTCACAGCCGtcaaccgacgcgcttccccagaccgtGCAGATCGCtatcatgtggcgcaaagagacaaactgtgcagcaaagatcgtatagctccactataggatccttgttgtgcagggactgaagacagcgtgagaattctgttttcactgtgagggcgtgagaattggctgaaatgagtgagtctcacgctcaaagcgtgagagttggcagccctgccattgtgacggaaatagtaataaacacccagactgccttgaaaattcaaaaatgtgatattctcaagatcagaactttaatattattgtat from Amblyraja radiata isolate CabotCenter1 chromosome 19, sAmbRad1.1.pri, whole genome shotgun sequence encodes:
- the lsm8 gene encoding LSM8 homolog, U6 small nuclear RNA associated, giving the protein MTSALENYINRTVAVVTADGRMIVGTLKGFDQTINLILDESHERVFSSQQGVEQVVLGLYIVRGDNVAVIGEIDEETDSALDLGNIRAEPLNSVVH